A single region of the Ziziphus jujuba cultivar Dongzao chromosome 10, ASM3175591v1 genome encodes:
- the LOC107409492 gene encoding protein ADP-ribosyltransferase PARP3 isoform X2 translates to MKVHETRSHSHAPVEEDKVMTRKQKAENKAHESEQTPKKAKAESDNNNGNPNGKSSSQEFEDFCKAIDEHLSVSQLREVLESNGLDSSGPDHVIIRKCQDLLFYGALEKCPVCNGNLEYNGKRYSCTGSYSEWSSCTFTTKVPPRKDGPIKLTNSLLNSAVSDLIKRYGDASRRPQRDLGGADKPFAAMTISLMGRLSRTHNYWKKEIEKHGGKVANSVIGVNCLVASSAERDRGGTSKLAEAMERGISIVREEWLLDSIEKQEAQPLEAYEIVHDLTVDGKGVPWDKQDPSEEALESMSAELKLYGKRGVYKDTKLQDQGGKIFEKDGILYNCAFYLCDLGRGLNHYCIMQLIMVSEHHPHLYYKKGRVGDDPNAEERLEEWENVNNAVKEFVRLFEEVTGNEFEPWEREKKFQKKPSKFYPIDMDDGVEVRHGGLGLRQLGIAAIHCRLEPVVANFMKVLCSQEIYKYSLMEMGLDSPDLPIGMVSKVHLRRCEEVLLEFIEKVKSMKEKGQKAEAVWSDFSQRWFTLMPSTRPFIFRDYQEISDHAASALETIRDITVASHLIGDMSGSTIDDPLSDRYNKLGCSISPLEKNSDDYKMILNYLDKTYEPVKLGDIEYGVSVDNIFVVESKACPSLDEIKKLPNKVLLWCGTRSSNLMRHLHKGFLPAICSLPVPGYMSLVQCMIPISVVCVALHCSLAGQLSVLMLLQRQLGTGLLLWTDQKDSWFLLLLH, encoded by the exons ATGAAG GTTCATGAAACAAGGTCACATAGTCATGCACCAGTCGAGGAAGACAAAGTGATGACGAGGAAGCAGAAGGCAGAGAACAAAGCTCACGAATCAGAGCAAACTCCAAAGAAggccaaagccgaaagtgacAATAATAACGGCAATCCAAATGGTAAATCTTCTTCACAagagtttgaagatttttgTAAAGCAATCGATGAGCACCTCTCTGTCTCACAACTGCGAGAAGTCTTGGAATCTAATGGACTCGACTCCTCCGGCCCCGATCACGTCATCATCAGAAAATG CCAAGACTTGCTGTTTTATGGGGCACTAGAAAAATGCCCAGTCTGCAACGGAAATTTGGAGTACAATGGGAAACGCTATTCTTGCACTGGATCTTATAGTGAATGGTCTAGTTGCACCTTCACCACAAAAGTTCCTCCAAGGAAAGATGGACCCATCAAATTAACTAATTCCCTCCTTAACTCTGCTGTTTCAGAT CTGATAAAGAGATATGGAGATGCCAGTCGCCGGCCTCAGAGGGATTTAGGTGGTGCTGATAAACCTTTTGCTGCCATGACCATTTCTTTAATGGGCCGTCTCTCTCGAACCCAT AATTACTGGAAAAAAGAGATCGAGAAACATGGGGGGAAGGTTGCCAACTCTGTTATTG GTGTAAATTGCCTGGTGGCCTCGTCTGCTGAACGAGATCGTGGTGGTACATCTAAACTTGCAGAAGCAAT GGAGAGGGGCATATCTATTGTAAGAGAAGAATGGTTGTTAGACAGCATTGAGAAACAAGAAGCCCAGCCTCTTGAAGCCTATGAAATTGTCCACGATCTTACTGTGGATGGCAAAGGAGTTCCATGGGATAAACAAGATCCTTCCGAGGAGGCGCTGGAGTCAATGTCAGCAGAA CTCAAGCTCTATGGGAAAAGAGGGGTCTATAAGGATACCAAATTGCAGGACCAAGGTGGGAAGATCTTTGAGAAAGATGGAATATTGTACAACTGTGCCTTTTATCTCTGTGACTTGGGCCGAGGACTAAATCA TTATTGCATAATGCAACTGATAATGGTATCGGAGCACCATCCCCATTTGTACTACAAGAAAGGTAGAGTTGGCGATGACCCTAATGCGGAGGAAAGGCTTGAAGAATGGGAGAATGTGAATAATGCTGTGAAGGAGTTTGTGAGGCTCTTTGAGGAGGTAACTGGGAATGAATTTGAACCGTGGGAAAGAGAGAAGAAGTTTCAGAAGAAGCCGTCCAAGTTCTATCCCATAGACatg GATGACGGAGTAGAAGTAAGACATGGGGGCCTTGGTCTTCGGCAGCTAGGAATTGCTGCTATACATTGCAGACTTGAGCCTGTGGTGGCAAACTTCATGAAAGTCTTGTGCAGTCAGGAAATTTACAA ATATTCATTGATGGAGATGGGACTAGATTCTCCTGATCTGCCAATAGGAATGGTCTCCAAGGTCCACTTAAGAAGAT GTGAGGAGGTGCTCCTAGAATTTATAGAGAAAGTTAAGTCAATGAAGGAGAAGGGCCAAAAGGCTGAAGCTGTGTGGTCCGATTTTAGCCAAAGATGGTTTACTCTTATGCCATCAACTAGGCCTTTCATCTTTAGGGATTACCAAGAAATTTCAGATCAT GCTGCATCTGCATTGGAAACTATCCGAGACATAACGGTGGCTTCACACCTTATAGGAGACATGAGTGGCTCTACCATTGATGATCCATTATCTGATCGCTACAACAAACTTGGCTGCTCAATCTCTCCTCTGGAGAAGAATTCTGATGACTATAAGATGATCTTGAATTACCTGGACAAAACCTATGAGCCTGTCAAACTCGGAGATATT GAGTATGGTGTCTCtgttgataatatttttgttgttgaatCCAAAGCATGTCCTTCTTTGGATGAAATAAAGAAGTTACCCAACAAAGTCCTTTTATGGTGCG GTACACGGAGCTCAAATCTAATGAGGCACTTGCACAAAGGGTTCCTGCCAGCAATATGCTCCCTACCTGTGCCGGGATATATG TCACTGGTACAATGTATGATACCAATATCGGTGGTTTGCGTTGCATTGCATTGCAGTTTGGCAGGGCAATTGTCTGTTCTGATGCTGCTGCAGAGGCAGCTAGGTACGGGTTTACTGCTGTGGACAGACCAGAAGGATTCTTGGTTCTTGCTGTTGCTTCACTAG
- the LOC107409492 gene encoding protein ADP-ribosyltransferase PARP3 isoform X1 has product MKVHETRSHSHAPVEEDKVMTRKQKAENKAHESEQTPKKAKAESDNNNGNPNGKSSSQEFEDFCKAIDEHLSVSQLREVLESNGLDSSGPDHVIIRKCQDLLFYGALEKCPVCNGNLEYNGKRYSCTGSYSEWSSCTFTTKVPPRKDGPIKLTNSLLNSAVSDLIKRYGDASRRPQRDLGGADKPFAAMTISLMGRLSRTHNYWKKEIEKHGGKVANSVIGVNCLVASSAERDRGGTSKLAEAMERGISIVREEWLLDSIEKQEAQPLEAYEIVHDLTVDGKGVPWDKQDPSEEALESMSAELKLYGKRGVYKDTKLQDQGGKIFEKDGILYNCAFYLCDLGRGLNHYCIMQLIMVSEHHPHLYYKKGRVGDDPNAEERLEEWENVNNAVKEFVRLFEEVTGNEFEPWEREKKFQKKPSKFYPIDMDDGVEVRHGGLGLRQLGIAAIHCRLEPVVANFMKVLCSQEIYKYSLMEMGLDSPDLPIGMVSKVHLRRCEEVLLEFIEKVKSMKEKGQKAEAVWSDFSQRWFTLMPSTRPFIFRDYQEISDHAASALETIRDITVASHLIGDMSGSTIDDPLSDRYNKLGCSISPLEKNSDDYKMILNYLDKTYEPVKLGDIEYGVSVDNIFVVESKACPSLDEIKKLPNKVLLWCGTRSSNLMRHLHKGFLPAICSLPVPGYMFGRAIVCSDAAAEAARYGFTAVDRPEGFLVLAVASLGDQVTEFTSPPEDTKSLEEKKMGVKGLGRKRTEESEHFNWEGDVKVPCGRLVSSEHKDALLEYNEYAVYDPKQVSIRFLVGVKFEEKDAVMETEE; this is encoded by the exons ATGAAG GTTCATGAAACAAGGTCACATAGTCATGCACCAGTCGAGGAAGACAAAGTGATGACGAGGAAGCAGAAGGCAGAGAACAAAGCTCACGAATCAGAGCAAACTCCAAAGAAggccaaagccgaaagtgacAATAATAACGGCAATCCAAATGGTAAATCTTCTTCACAagagtttgaagatttttgTAAAGCAATCGATGAGCACCTCTCTGTCTCACAACTGCGAGAAGTCTTGGAATCTAATGGACTCGACTCCTCCGGCCCCGATCACGTCATCATCAGAAAATG CCAAGACTTGCTGTTTTATGGGGCACTAGAAAAATGCCCAGTCTGCAACGGAAATTTGGAGTACAATGGGAAACGCTATTCTTGCACTGGATCTTATAGTGAATGGTCTAGTTGCACCTTCACCACAAAAGTTCCTCCAAGGAAAGATGGACCCATCAAATTAACTAATTCCCTCCTTAACTCTGCTGTTTCAGAT CTGATAAAGAGATATGGAGATGCCAGTCGCCGGCCTCAGAGGGATTTAGGTGGTGCTGATAAACCTTTTGCTGCCATGACCATTTCTTTAATGGGCCGTCTCTCTCGAACCCAT AATTACTGGAAAAAAGAGATCGAGAAACATGGGGGGAAGGTTGCCAACTCTGTTATTG GTGTAAATTGCCTGGTGGCCTCGTCTGCTGAACGAGATCGTGGTGGTACATCTAAACTTGCAGAAGCAAT GGAGAGGGGCATATCTATTGTAAGAGAAGAATGGTTGTTAGACAGCATTGAGAAACAAGAAGCCCAGCCTCTTGAAGCCTATGAAATTGTCCACGATCTTACTGTGGATGGCAAAGGAGTTCCATGGGATAAACAAGATCCTTCCGAGGAGGCGCTGGAGTCAATGTCAGCAGAA CTCAAGCTCTATGGGAAAAGAGGGGTCTATAAGGATACCAAATTGCAGGACCAAGGTGGGAAGATCTTTGAGAAAGATGGAATATTGTACAACTGTGCCTTTTATCTCTGTGACTTGGGCCGAGGACTAAATCA TTATTGCATAATGCAACTGATAATGGTATCGGAGCACCATCCCCATTTGTACTACAAGAAAGGTAGAGTTGGCGATGACCCTAATGCGGAGGAAAGGCTTGAAGAATGGGAGAATGTGAATAATGCTGTGAAGGAGTTTGTGAGGCTCTTTGAGGAGGTAACTGGGAATGAATTTGAACCGTGGGAAAGAGAGAAGAAGTTTCAGAAGAAGCCGTCCAAGTTCTATCCCATAGACatg GATGACGGAGTAGAAGTAAGACATGGGGGCCTTGGTCTTCGGCAGCTAGGAATTGCTGCTATACATTGCAGACTTGAGCCTGTGGTGGCAAACTTCATGAAAGTCTTGTGCAGTCAGGAAATTTACAA ATATTCATTGATGGAGATGGGACTAGATTCTCCTGATCTGCCAATAGGAATGGTCTCCAAGGTCCACTTAAGAAGAT GTGAGGAGGTGCTCCTAGAATTTATAGAGAAAGTTAAGTCAATGAAGGAGAAGGGCCAAAAGGCTGAAGCTGTGTGGTCCGATTTTAGCCAAAGATGGTTTACTCTTATGCCATCAACTAGGCCTTTCATCTTTAGGGATTACCAAGAAATTTCAGATCAT GCTGCATCTGCATTGGAAACTATCCGAGACATAACGGTGGCTTCACACCTTATAGGAGACATGAGTGGCTCTACCATTGATGATCCATTATCTGATCGCTACAACAAACTTGGCTGCTCAATCTCTCCTCTGGAGAAGAATTCTGATGACTATAAGATGATCTTGAATTACCTGGACAAAACCTATGAGCCTGTCAAACTCGGAGATATT GAGTATGGTGTCTCtgttgataatatttttgttgttgaatCCAAAGCATGTCCTTCTTTGGATGAAATAAAGAAGTTACCCAACAAAGTCCTTTTATGGTGCG GTACACGGAGCTCAAATCTAATGAGGCACTTGCACAAAGGGTTCCTGCCAGCAATATGCTCCCTACCTGTGCCGGGATATATG TTTGGCAGGGCAATTGTCTGTTCTGATGCTGCTGCAGAGGCAGCTAGGTACGGGTTTACTGCTGTGGACAGACCAGAAGGATTCTTGGTTCTTGCTGTTGCTTCACTAGGTGACCAAGTTACCGAGTTCACAAGCCCGCCAGAG GATACCAAGTCACTGGAAGAGAAGAAAATGGGAGTGAAGGGCTTGGGAAGGAAGAGAACAGAGGAATCAGAACATTTCAATTGGGAAGGTGATGTTAAAGTTCCATGCGGTAGGTTGGTATCCTCAGAGCATAAAGATGCTCTACTTGAATACAATGAATATGCTGTGTATGACCCAAAACAG GTGAGCATAAGGTTTTTGGTGGGAGTCAAATTCGAAGAGAAGGATGCTGTGATGGAGACAGAGGAATAA
- the LOC107409742 gene encoding beta-1,6-galactosyltransferase GALT29A isoform X1, with product MPKSIGGGDEDGSDGHSSNSKICGFYKWPYLASATPIDTSGEFFVSPTMKRSVRPLFSVLLLIIFAATLTTRNVVRRSLGSTELDDNNVVVQITPRPVLNATLLKYAAIDIGEARSKQEIEQLLEGNFGSLGRYRTFAAWRRFNHRDFRARTSMGTPLLLRSPNFYRYWLDFRRTLQNWVRNKRFQPDIMSELVKLVKLPIDKHNGLAGLDNNRFSSCAVVGNSGILLKNDYGDLIDNHQVVIRLNNAKTEGYERKVGSKTSISFVNSNILHLCARREGCFCHPYGVNVPIVMYICQPLHFLDYTICNSSHKAPLLVTDARFDVLCARIVKYYSLKRFVEVTGKSLEEWGSEHDGSMFHYSSGMQAIMLALGICDRVSVFGFGKSDSAKHHYHTNQKAELHLHDYEAEYAFYHDLVQRPQGLLFFSVCTSLHWFDCCSVFV from the exons ATGCCAAAATCCATCGGAGGAGGAGACGAAGATGGATCTGATGGACATAGCTCCAACTCCAAGATCTGTGGGTTCTATAAATGGCCATATTTAGCATCAGCAACACCCATCGACACCTCCGGCGAGTTCTTTGTCTCGCCGACGATGAAGCGTTCGGTTCGTCCTCTCTTCAGTGttctcctcctcatcatctttgCTGCCACGCTTACCACCCGAAATGTGGTTCGCCGGAGCCTAGGCTCCACCGAGCTGGACGATAATAATGTGGTGGTCCAAATCACACCGAGGCCAGTTCTCAATGCAACTCTGCTCAAATACGCCGCCATTGATATTGGAGAAGCTCGGTCCAAGCAAGAGATAGAGCAACTGTTGGAAGGCAACTTTGGCAGTCTTGGCAGGTACAGGACTTTCGCTGCTTGGCGACGATTCAATCACCGTGACTTCCGAGCCAGAACCTCCATGGGCACTCCTTTGCTGCTCCGCTCCCCGAATTTCTACAGGTATTGGTTGGATTTCCGGAGGACCCTGCAAAATTGGGTCAGAAACAAGAGGTTTCAACCCGACATCATGTCGGAGCTTGTTAAACTTGTTAAGCTTCCCATTGACAAACACAATGGCTTGGCGGGGTTGGACAACAATCGCTTCTCTTCGTGCGCTGTTGTGGGGAATAGTGggattttgttgaaaaatgatTACGGAGATTTGATTGATAATCATCAAGTAGTTATTCGATTGAACAATGCTAAAACCGAAGGTTATGAGCGCAAAGTTGGATCCAAAACGAGCATTTCGTTTGTAAACAGTAACATTTTGCATCTTTGCGCCAGAAGGGAAGGCTGTTTTTGCCATCCTTACGGAGTGAATGTCCCTATTGTTATGTATATTTGTCAGCCTTTGCATTTCTTGGACTACACGATATGCAATTCATCCCATAAAGCTCCATTGTTGGTTACGGATGCTCGGTTCGATGTATTGTGTGCTAGGATTGTCAAGTATTATTCTTTGAAGAGGTTTGTGGAGGTGACTGGCAAGTCTTTGGAAGAATGGGGATCTGAACATGATGGTTCGATGTTCCATTACTCTTCTGGAATGCAAGCTATAATGCTGGCTTTGGGAATTTGTGACAGAGTTAGTGTTTTTGGGTTTGGGAAGTCGGATTCGGCTAAGCATCATTATCATACTAATCAGAAGGCAGAGCTTCATTTGCATGATTATGAGGCAGAGTATGCTTTTTATCATGATTTGGTGCAAAGACCACAG GGACTGCTATTCTTTTCGGTTTGCACAAGCTTGCACTGGTTTGATTGCTGTTCAGTCTTTGTATGA
- the LOC107409742 gene encoding beta-1,6-galactosyltransferase GALT29A isoform X3, with protein MPKSIGGGDEDGSDGHSSNSKICGFYKWPYLASATPIDTSGEFFVSPTMKRSVRPLFSVLLLIIFAATLTTRNVVRRSLGSTELDDNNVVVQITPRPVLNATLLKYAAIDIGEARSKQEIEQLLEGNFGSLGRYRTFAAWRRFNHRDFRARTSMGTPLLLRSPNFYRYWLDFRRTLQNWVRNKRFQPDIMSELVKLVKLPIDKHNGLAGLDNNRFSSCAVVGNSGILLKNDYGDLIDNHQVVIRLNNAKTEGYERKVGSKTSISFVNSNILHLCARREGCFCHPYGVNVPIVMYICQPLHFLDYTICNSSHKAPLLVTDARFDVLCARIVKYYSLKRFVEVTGKSLEEWGSEHDGSMFHYSSGMQAIMLALGICDRVSVFGFGKSDSAKHHYHTNQKAELHLHDYEAEYAFYHDLVQRPQQ; from the exons ATGCCAAAATCCATCGGAGGAGGAGACGAAGATGGATCTGATGGACATAGCTCCAACTCCAAGATCTGTGGGTTCTATAAATGGCCATATTTAGCATCAGCAACACCCATCGACACCTCCGGCGAGTTCTTTGTCTCGCCGACGATGAAGCGTTCGGTTCGTCCTCTCTTCAGTGttctcctcctcatcatctttgCTGCCACGCTTACCACCCGAAATGTGGTTCGCCGGAGCCTAGGCTCCACCGAGCTGGACGATAATAATGTGGTGGTCCAAATCACACCGAGGCCAGTTCTCAATGCAACTCTGCTCAAATACGCCGCCATTGATATTGGAGAAGCTCGGTCCAAGCAAGAGATAGAGCAACTGTTGGAAGGCAACTTTGGCAGTCTTGGCAGGTACAGGACTTTCGCTGCTTGGCGACGATTCAATCACCGTGACTTCCGAGCCAGAACCTCCATGGGCACTCCTTTGCTGCTCCGCTCCCCGAATTTCTACAGGTATTGGTTGGATTTCCGGAGGACCCTGCAAAATTGGGTCAGAAACAAGAGGTTTCAACCCGACATCATGTCGGAGCTTGTTAAACTTGTTAAGCTTCCCATTGACAAACACAATGGCTTGGCGGGGTTGGACAACAATCGCTTCTCTTCGTGCGCTGTTGTGGGGAATAGTGggattttgttgaaaaatgatTACGGAGATTTGATTGATAATCATCAAGTAGTTATTCGATTGAACAATGCTAAAACCGAAGGTTATGAGCGCAAAGTTGGATCCAAAACGAGCATTTCGTTTGTAAACAGTAACATTTTGCATCTTTGCGCCAGAAGGGAAGGCTGTTTTTGCCATCCTTACGGAGTGAATGTCCCTATTGTTATGTATATTTGTCAGCCTTTGCATTTCTTGGACTACACGATATGCAATTCATCCCATAAAGCTCCATTGTTGGTTACGGATGCTCGGTTCGATGTATTGTGTGCTAGGATTGTCAAGTATTATTCTTTGAAGAGGTTTGTGGAGGTGACTGGCAAGTCTTTGGAAGAATGGGGATCTGAACATGATGGTTCGATGTTCCATTACTCTTCTGGAATGCAAGCTATAATGCTGGCTTTGGGAATTTGTGACAGAGTTAGTGTTTTTGGGTTTGGGAAGTCGGATTCGGCTAAGCATCATTATCATACTAATCAGAAGGCAGAGCTTCATTTGCATGATTATGAGGCAGAGTATGCTTTTTATCATGATTTGGTGCAAAGACCACAG CAATGA
- the LOC125420864 gene encoding uncharacterized protein LOC125420864 yields MCFDATNIPISSERSTYAKCSSFNHSHCASPLPTSSTTSNTTPPSSTYLCPPCATPNSTFFNLASDSNKAIDKSLALVLLCASKIASTSMAKALIVVRAKAKIWVREVALAQKRAQEALDHLALLVHSRGDEVVRKGC; encoded by the coding sequence ATGTGCTTTGACGCCACCAATATCCCCATTTCTTCCGAGCGCTCAACCTATGCCAAATGCTCTTCCTTTAATCACTCTCACTGTGCTTCTCCACTACCCACTTCTTCCACCACCAGCAATACGACGCCGCCTTCTTCCACCTATCTCTGTCCTCCATGTGCCACTCCCAATTCTACCTTCTTCAACCTCGCTTCCGATTCCAACAAGGCCATTGACAAAAGCCTTGCCTTGGTTTTACTCTGTGCTTCCAAGATTGCTTCTACTTCCATGGCCAAGGCCCTTATTGTGGTTCGAGCCAAGGCCAAGATATGGGTTAGGGAAGTTGCTCTTGCTCAGAAAAGGGCTCAGGAGGCTCTGGATCACCTTGCTCTGCTCGTCCATTCTAGAGGAGATGAGGTTGTGCGAAAGGGCTGTTGA
- the LOC107409742 gene encoding beta-1,6-galactosyltransferase GALT29A isoform X2, which yields MPKSIGGGDEDGSDGHSSNSKICGFYKWPYLASATPIDTSGEFFVSPTMKRSVRPLFSVLLLIIFAATLTTRNVVRRSLGSTELDDNNVVVQITPRPVLNATLLKYAAIDIGEARSKQEIEQLLEGNFGSLGRYRTFAAWRRFNHRDFRARTSMGTPLLLRSPNFYRYWLDFRRTLQNWVRNKRFQPDIMSELVKLVKLPIDKHNGLAGLDNNRFSSCAVVGNSGILLKNDYGDLIDNHQVVIRLNNAKTEGYERKVGSKTSISFVNSNILHLCARREGCFCHPYGVNVPIVMYICQPLHFLDYTICNSSHKAPLLVTDARFDVLCARIVKYYSLKRFVEVTGKSLEEWGSEHDGSMFHYSSGMQAIMLALGICDRVSVFGFGKSDSAKHHYHTNQKAELHLHDYEAEYAFYHDLVQRPQVIPFISGDFKIPPVVIYQ from the coding sequence ATGCCAAAATCCATCGGAGGAGGAGACGAAGATGGATCTGATGGACATAGCTCCAACTCCAAGATCTGTGGGTTCTATAAATGGCCATATTTAGCATCAGCAACACCCATCGACACCTCCGGCGAGTTCTTTGTCTCGCCGACGATGAAGCGTTCGGTTCGTCCTCTCTTCAGTGttctcctcctcatcatctttgCTGCCACGCTTACCACCCGAAATGTGGTTCGCCGGAGCCTAGGCTCCACCGAGCTGGACGATAATAATGTGGTGGTCCAAATCACACCGAGGCCAGTTCTCAATGCAACTCTGCTCAAATACGCCGCCATTGATATTGGAGAAGCTCGGTCCAAGCAAGAGATAGAGCAACTGTTGGAAGGCAACTTTGGCAGTCTTGGCAGGTACAGGACTTTCGCTGCTTGGCGACGATTCAATCACCGTGACTTCCGAGCCAGAACCTCCATGGGCACTCCTTTGCTGCTCCGCTCCCCGAATTTCTACAGGTATTGGTTGGATTTCCGGAGGACCCTGCAAAATTGGGTCAGAAACAAGAGGTTTCAACCCGACATCATGTCGGAGCTTGTTAAACTTGTTAAGCTTCCCATTGACAAACACAATGGCTTGGCGGGGTTGGACAACAATCGCTTCTCTTCGTGCGCTGTTGTGGGGAATAGTGggattttgttgaaaaatgatTACGGAGATTTGATTGATAATCATCAAGTAGTTATTCGATTGAACAATGCTAAAACCGAAGGTTATGAGCGCAAAGTTGGATCCAAAACGAGCATTTCGTTTGTAAACAGTAACATTTTGCATCTTTGCGCCAGAAGGGAAGGCTGTTTTTGCCATCCTTACGGAGTGAATGTCCCTATTGTTATGTATATTTGTCAGCCTTTGCATTTCTTGGACTACACGATATGCAATTCATCCCATAAAGCTCCATTGTTGGTTACGGATGCTCGGTTCGATGTATTGTGTGCTAGGATTGTCAAGTATTATTCTTTGAAGAGGTTTGTGGAGGTGACTGGCAAGTCTTTGGAAGAATGGGGATCTGAACATGATGGTTCGATGTTCCATTACTCTTCTGGAATGCAAGCTATAATGCTGGCTTTGGGAATTTGTGACAGAGTTAGTGTTTTTGGGTTTGGGAAGTCGGATTCGGCTAAGCATCATTATCATACTAATCAGAAGGCAGAGCTTCATTTGCATGATTATGAGGCAGAGTATGCTTTTTATCATGATTTGGTGCAAAGACCACAGGTAATACCGTTTATTTCGGGTGATTTCAAGATTCCCCCTGTGGTTATATATCAATGA